TGTAACCGTGTTCAGTCACGTTCTTTGCGCAGGTCTCAAGATCACCGCTATCGATTGTGGCCGCCCCGCTAGTCGCGTAGTGCGTATGCGGTGCCGTGAACGTCTTGCCGAGATAGGCCGGTGGCACGATCGAATCACCGTTGTAGAGGCCGTAGCACGTGTGATTCCACTCGTTCAGTTCTGCGGTCGGAGAAAACAGACGTTCCAAAATGGTGCCCTGGACTAGCTTTTGATCGGCAGCAAGCGCGTAGTTGGCTACAGCACGAATCTGTTCGGCTGTGCTGTCTCGCAGGAACTTCCACGTAAAGCGGGTTGCCTTGTCGTAGTCGCGGAACGTGTAGCCAAGTAGCAGATGCTTGGACGGAGCGCGAACAGATTCCGGCTCACCGTATTCGCTTGCCAGCTCGAAACTTTCGTCATTGGTTGCTTGCGGGATTGCGTCAGCAGTGTTGACAGTCCAGTACGAAAGCAGGTTCGTAATCGCAGACCGTTCCGCGTTCCACGCATCAAGCGCGGCCTTGACTTCACCCCAAATCAGATTTAGGTCTACGCCATCGGCAGAACGATTGACCAGAGTGTCACCCTCTGTGTTATAGCCGCCCTCTGCGCCAAACGGCGGATTTTCCAACAGGTTTCGGAACAGGTCAGACATTGGTGGAATCCCTTCAAAGCTTGCTTGATTGGCAGAACCGTCCGCGCTAGTGAATCGGCCTGAAAGGTAAGTAAAGAACCGATTCACTAGGCGACGGCGCGAAAATGACTCGCTAGGGGAGACTTACAGGACTCACACCATGCCCGTAATCGCATTGTGCGCCAATGCGTCCCGCTGGTCAACGCCATGCGTCAACGGCGCGCCGTCCCGAAGTGGTTGCCTCCCAACGCGTCCCGTGGCACTCTGGGTGTCGGGTCGATAGAGGCCGTTACCCCGTTATCTACGTGGGTTTTTCAATCCGAAAGGCAATCAATATGTCTCGCATTGCTGGCGCGACGGTCGATCAAGAGTTCTTTGATTGTGCCGACGTCGTGACCTACTTGCACGGCAAGGGTCTAAAACACATCACAGAGCGCAGCGTTGTACGCGCAACTTACGAGGGTCGAAAGCTGTTGAAATCAACCCGAATCGGTGCCCGTACCTATTGGGCGCGTGAAGACATTGACGCATGGATCAAACGACTTAGGAACCAAGCATGAGCTTTGAACAGGACACACAACACCGCATCAACCAAACGCTTGCCAAAGCTGGCGTAGCCGTCGTGATGCCGGATGATTGGGATTACGTAACAAAGCTGGCCGATGGTTTAGGGCAGAACGATTTCGTCCAATTGACCTGGCTTGACCAGGATTCAGATGCGACTGCTCTCGCTGCTGAAAAGATCATGAACCATCTTGCAACTGTGGGTATCGGGTTCCCGGAGTATGGGATTCAGCCAAACCCGCACGGCCACACAGAGATTGCAGAGCATCGCGGGCCGCAGTATGACCCGGCAGACCCGATGACACAGAACCGGTTGTATGGCTTGCTTGCCGGTCTACCGGGCCAACTTATCCCGTTGTCCAGTGAGTACACATGGAAAGACGTTGTGAACGAACGGCTTCCGCACTATCACAAGTGCGACATTGGAATCTCGCGGGATTGCATGGCAGACAACGCGGTAATCCGGTTTCCCGTGAAGCTAGGCGAAATTGTGGTGATCTTTGCGAGCTGTCAGCAATGCCGTAAGTGGTTCGATCTTGACGGCTTTGATCGGAGATTGAACCAACGGCGGCCAATCAACACGCAGAGGCATCACGACCGGCTACTAGACATGATGCATGACGCGCTACCCAGCGCAGATAATGAACTGGATTGCTAATCATGTTGGACCACAACGCAAAGAACCGCCCCAAAGCTTCCTTTCAATGGGGCGGTTCTTCTACTGCGCGAATCGAATCGATTCGTGGTCACGCCAACACTAATCACCCTTATGACCGAACTGAAGGTTGACCAATGACCAGCGTACCCGCCAATCCCGTTGGTGTGCAATCACTTAGCGCAGACACGTTCGTGTCGTCCGCGATGCGCAATCATTCGCGCGGTTGGCATCCGCTGCCGGTTGGTCGGGTCGAAAAGGGGAACGACCAACCGAAGTACAAAGCGCCGTGGTTCAAGGGTTTGACGGGATATGACGCAAAGCTGACCGATCCATCCGAAATCGAGGATTGGCCTCAACGTATTCGGAGACTGATAGACGAACACGGCGCGTCTGGCATCTTGTCGCTAGGCGTGCGGTGCCCAACGGATCGAATCGGTATCGACGTTGACCAATACGGGTCAAAGCGCGGCCTGGACCAACTACGCGAGCTTGAAGCCAAGTACGGGAAACTCCCCCCGGCCCCGGTAGTCACGGCTAGGGAGCTGTCTACCGGTAGCGGTATCCGTCTATTCCGTGTTCCCGATGGCTGGCACGGTAAGACACAGCCAGCCGAACACATCGAACTAATCCAGTGGTTCCACCGGTACCTAGTCGTTCCACCCAGCTTTCATTACTCCGGTAGTCGCTACCAGCGATATAGGTGTGATGGTCAGTTGGTGCGCTCTGGTGTCCTACCCGAATCAAAAGCCCTGCCGATGCTGCCGGATGACTGGCTTGCCGGTCTTGCCGATCTGAAAGCCAGGGCGGGGGCAAGTGATGCCACAGCACAAGAGATTGCCGCGTTTGAAGCGAAGTATTCAAGCGGGCCGCAACCGATGGTTATCGACGCGATCATTGAAAAGACGTTCGGGTCTAACCCAAATCAGACCCGCAACGCGCTACGGGATGCACTGTGCTGGGCAGCTCGGGAATCAAAGGGTGGCCGGTACGGCTGGCGTAAGGCTCTGGGCAAGATTCGTGACGCTGCGGTTCTGTCCTACGCGAACCGTGGCCGCACGCTTGATGAAACCGAACTAGCTGACTTGATCGCTCTTGCCATCGGTGAAGTTCGGGACCAAACAGAGCGTGAACTTTGGCTACGTTGGCAACCCGATGAAGTGAAGCAAGGTATTGCAGATTTTGAGTCGTCATCGTGGGCGGGCAAGAAGAGGAAACAATCGAATATGGTTGATACAAACGATGATTGGGTCGAAGACGATTCGGCCGGCCTTGACCTTGACCCGTGGGATAAGTTCCCGTTGGTCTCATCGAAAACCCTTGCAGGAGAGATTGAACCCGCTAGATGGTTGGTTAAGGGTGTATGGATTGAAAAATCTGCCGGTGTGGCCGCTGGAAAGAAGAAAGCTTTCAAGACGTGGCAGATGCATTCTATGGGTTTGGCCATTGCCAGCGGTCTACCGTTTCTTGACGAATTTGAAGTAGTCACAGGCGGTTCCGTGATCTATCTATCGGGTGAAGGTGGTCAAGATGAGTTCATGAGCCGCCATCAAGCCATCGGGGCTCGGTACGGCTTGAAGCCAAACGAACTAGAAGACTTGTCGTTTCACTCGTTGTTCAAGGTTTCGACACTCTCCGATCCAGAGTTCATGGCCGCGTTGAAACATCACTTAGACGTCGTGCAACCCGTAGCTGTCTACATAGACCCTTTGTATGCCTATCACCCGAAAGACGTTGAAACCGGCAATGTTTACTCACGCGGGCCGATGCTGGCGAAGATCAGGGAAGAGATCGAACCGTATGCCGCGCTCATCATCGGCGATCACATCAACAAGTCTGCCGATGACAACCGCCTAGACCTAGACGACATTGGTTTTAGCGGCATGAGCCAATGGGCCGATTCCTGGTGTTTGCAGAGCCACCGGACGGATTTCCAAAGCATCGGCATCGACAGCTACGCAAAGCTCAAGGTTGAATATGGCTCTCGTAGAACAGGTTCCATGCGCTATGACATTGACTGGCATCTGACTAGAGACATGTCTGACCACAACGTCATCAAGTGGGCCGCGTGCGACTGGTCGGTGGTTCACAACGCAGCTGACGCAATCACGGGCCGTTTCACTGTGCTTGCCGACGATGACGATTGCTTACGCGCGATTCAAGCCGACGTTGACGCTAACCCCGAGACCAGCAAGACGAACACAATCACTCGCTTGCTAGCGGCCTACAAAGGGCGTTCACGTGACGGTTGGCGTGCGTTGTGGGACAGGTCGATTCGTGACGGTTACGTCGTCAGCACGAAAACCAAAGAGATTCGGCCCTATGGCAAGTCAACACGTGAGTATGAAGTGGAGCGATTCAAAACCGGCAGAGAAGTCGGAAAGGGCAACCAACGGTGACGGCAGCAAACACTTTTCGGCCGATTTCGGGTCGTTGGCGCAGGTGGCCCGCACGGTCTGACCGCATCGCATCTTTGGGTTTGCCGGGCACAGTCTGCGGATGCCGTGCGGGCCGCATCGCATCTACGGCATCTAGTGCTCTACCTGCTGAAACATGCTGTGCGGCATCCGCAACACATCTTTTCGCCGAGCATAGCCACGCACAGGCGCAATGGCAGGCTTGCCATGCAGTGCGAGTGCTTAGGGCATCGCATCTCCGCACTGCATCTAGCTAGCAACGGGGTCGGGGCACCGAGAGTCATTGGGAAACAACACGATTGAATGAAGGGAAAGAGAAGATGAGGGTAGAAGATCGGTACCGGGCCACAACGGGAACTGTTCTAGCACTGAGTGATAACGGGGTAATGCTGTGTCCGTTCTGTTCTGACGATCTGACGCACGTTGACGAAATCTCTGCCGGTTACTTTCCTGGTGATGATTACGATCAAGGCGCAACATCGGCTAGCACTGCGACATTCGACGCGATGAACGGTGAGGTGCGTCAAGGGCCGACGACTGATTTGAGGTACTCAGATAGGCGGCATTGGGTAGAGATTCACATTGATTGCGAAGTGTGCCACGGTGGAACGTTGGTCTTGGGTCAGTGCAAGGGGTTTACAGAGGTCTATTTGGTTCCGAACGTCAAAACGTCTGCGCGAGTGAGTAAGTGACGGTCGTGCAATGGTGAAGGATTCAGATCGGCGCAAAGCAAGACGACGGTTCAACACGTGGCAAACCAGAGTGAAGCAATTGGATGCCGAGCTGGCAGAAGTCGAATCGTTCGATAAGCCAACCGATGACGACATACGTAGACGCGAGCATCGGAGCAACGTTGGCAAAAAGGGAGCTGCCGCACGTTGGGCCAAAACTGATGGGAAGTACCGAGCTAGAGAATCTAGTGAGAGTGAGGGTTTGACGTGAGTACGGATTTCGATGGTGCGGATGACCAGGCCGTTGATACTGGCAAGCGAACCTATGAACAGAAAAGCAAGAACCCAAAGCGTCGGAATGCTAAGCGTCGTGCAAACTATGCGCTGGACAAAATGCAAGAGATTGAGAACGAACTAGCCGCACTTGAAGGTAGGAAGCCAAAGGATGTAGTTGGTGAGTATATGCAGCGGAAAGCCAAAGAAGACAACACGATTGATGTTGAGGTAATCAGCGAAGATTGCCAGGATTTTTCGGACCAATCACAGGGCGAATCGGTGGATGACTGTGCGATCTCTCTACCGGCCTTGCTTCCAAAAACGATTGGACCACAACAGGATTCAAATCAGATCGACGATCCAAGCGCGTCGAGTAACAACGGTGCGGCACAACAAGAGTCAGACGGCCAGGAACCAACAGAGTACGTAAACCCCTATCCGTACTTGTCTGCCGATTGGTGGGAACACTGTGCGCCAGAGGAGAAATTGAGCCGATGCCGTGCAATTTCGACCGATGGAACACGTTGCCGTCAGAAGTCGATTACCGGTGGTCGGGTTTGTCGGCATCATGGCGGCCTAGCTCCACACGTGAAGTTGGCCGCTAGAAACAGGATTGAGAACGCAGCCGATCAAATGGCAGAACAGTTGCTACGCATGGCAATTGATCCAAAGACTAAAGACAGCGTGAAGCTTGCCGCTATCCGCGATGCACTGGATAGAGCTGGACTTAAAGCGCCAGAGCAAGTGGTTGTGTCTGCCGGTCAATCGTCAGCGTTTGAAGACATTGCGCAAGACGTCGGGTATTCGGGTATCCAACACACACAACCGGAATACATTGATAGTCAACGCGAGTCAATGAAAGTGCAACATGATTCAGACCCTTTCGGGCCAACGGAATCTAACCCGTTCGGTTCGTCGCGTTCGTCTGGGCAATCGAATCAAGCGGAGTACCAACAGGATTCAAACATCTGGAATGAAGGTACGGCATTCAATGATCCCGGTAGCTCACGAAAATCTCACACCGCCCCGGTGGATGGATTCGGAGCTGGTCAGCACGTCGGCACAGACCGCGATTGCGACGGCCTAGCTGCCCGTAGGAGAGCGTCACGCGAGCACTGGGATATGCAGTACCGGAGAACCGAGCACGTCACGGGAGAAGACGCCATAGAGGCCGCGAACGCTGCGAACCGTGAGGCCGGAGCGCTCAAGGCATTACCACCGGGCCGCAAACGTCGCTGACCTGTACGTTTGGTGCCAGTTGGTAGGGTGCAAGTGACGTTCTAAACGAGCGTCACCGAGCTACACCAACGCCGCGAAATTGGAGGTCAGGCCGTGACGAAGGCCGGTAAACCATCGCTTAGACCGAAAGCGATTGGATACGTACGTGTGAGCACGAATCGCCAAGCGGATAACGGATATTCGTTGGACGCGCAACGGGATCGGCTCGAATCATTCTGCAAGGAAAGCGGTTACGAGCTAGTCAGCGTGATTCCTGACGTGATGAGTGGTCGGAAGACTGACAAGCTCTATGGCCGTGCTGCCGCTGTCGCTGCGATTCAAGCTGGAATTGCCGACGTGTTGTTACTGAACGCATTGGATAGGGCTACGCGAGACACGCTAGATGGTTTGGAGCTGATGAAGACAGCACAGGATGAAGGTTGGCGAATCGTCACGATCAAAGGCGAAGACAGCGAAGCGATTGGAAAGCTAGAGCTGACAATCAAGCTGGCGTTCGCAGAGCAAGAGCGCGAAAAGATCAGCGAGCGAACCAAGCAAGGTCTAGCGCGTGCCAAGCGTGAAGGTAAGGCACTTGGTAGGCCGTCCACTATCCC
Above is a window of Mycolicibacterium boenickei DNA encoding:
- a CDS encoding AAA family ATPase, whose amino-acid sequence is MTSVPANPVGVQSLSADTFVSSAMRNHSRGWHPLPVGRVEKGNDQPKYKAPWFKGLTGYDAKLTDPSEIEDWPQRIRRLIDEHGASGILSLGVRCPTDRIGIDVDQYGSKRGLDQLRELEAKYGKLPPAPVVTARELSTGSGIRLFRVPDGWHGKTQPAEHIELIQWFHRYLVVPPSFHYSGSRYQRYRCDGQLVRSGVLPESKALPMLPDDWLAGLADLKARAGASDATAQEIAAFEAKYSSGPQPMVIDAIIEKTFGSNPNQTRNALRDALCWAARESKGGRYGWRKALGKIRDAAVLSYANRGRTLDETELADLIALAIGEVRDQTERELWLRWQPDEVKQGIADFESSSWAGKKRKQSNMVDTNDDWVEDDSAGLDLDPWDKFPLVSSKTLAGEIEPARWLVKGVWIEKSAGVAAGKKKAFKTWQMHSMGLAIASGLPFLDEFEVVTGGSVIYLSGEGGQDEFMSRHQAIGARYGLKPNELEDLSFHSLFKVSTLSDPEFMAALKHHLDVVQPVAVYIDPLYAYHPKDVETGNVYSRGPMLAKIREEIEPYAALIIGDHINKSADDNRLDLDDIGFSGMSQWADSWCLQSHRTDFQSIGIDSYAKLKVEYGSRRTGSMRYDIDWHLTRDMSDHNVIKWAACDWSVVHNAADAITGRFTVLADDDDCLRAIQADVDANPETSKTNTITRLLAAYKGRSRDGWRALWDRSIRDGYVVSTKTKEIRPYGKSTREYEVERFKTGREVGKGNQR
- a CDS encoding recombinase family protein, coding for MTKAGKPSLRPKAIGYVRVSTNRQADNGYSLDAQRDRLESFCKESGYELVSVIPDVMSGRKTDKLYGRAAAVAAIQAGIADVLLLNALDRATRDTLDGLELMKTAQDEGWRIVTIKGEDSEAIGKLELTIKLAFAEQEREKISERTKQGLARAKREGKALGRPSTIPRATVRRIVAMRENDGLGPKAIATKLNQSRVKAPQGDTWHYSTVRNVLAREGVL